GCTAAAAAGCAGTAAGAAGTtgaaagttgctaattagctgaaATTGTCTGATGAGATTCCAACATGCAGCCTTGGagttattatatatttttgttatacGCCCACCGTTCCACCCAGACCAACCATCATCCTTTCATTTTTGCCTTCTGTCCTATGTAACcgtaccaaacgtaacatatcatactaatttgatgGTCCCGGACTGACCGACTACTATGTTACGTCTTGTCTATGAGACCAGTCTGTTCTGTCTGACCCATTTGTAACAACGGAGGTTACAAAACTTTTTCAGATTTGTTATTGGAAAATAATTACTCATGACCCCCCTTCCCACTCCCCACTTGAAATTCCTCAAATCACTTCCTACATGAATCCAGTGTTGGCGTTCGCGCTGTTAGAGATGGCAATGGAGAATTTCAAGCAGTTCCTGTTCGCTTTGACCGCTGCCGTTACCGTTGGTTTTGTCTCGATAATTTTTGTTTTGAGATGGGTATTCTACTTCAAGGAAGGTTTAGCATGGGATGGAGGACTGGCCGAATTCAATTGGCACCCGGTTTTAATCGTTACCGGGTTCATTTTTATGCAGGGAATTGGTGAGAAGTTTGTATATGTTTATTACTCTCTCAAGTACAGAATTCAACTAAATCTGAAGCGATTGAGTTGGGCCGACACGGTCTTCGGTTTAACAAGTTATTTTGAAACTGAAAGTTATTTCACCAAGCCATTTGGAATCTGGAAGATTTTTCTCCCAAGATTCCGAAGTAACGTTAACCCAAAGAAAGGGCTAGATTGTATCTATTCACTGTCAGGGTACTATTATTGAAAGAAATATGCATTGTTTTCTAAACCGTTTCGGTTGTTTGCTTTATTATCATCAGTTTTGTTGTATACAAATATGTTAGATCACGATCTATGCTAATGTTGCACTGATGCATTTCTGAGTAAAAGAAGACCCTTTGATTCTTTACACAGTTTAACTGAATGAGTTCTACTCAGATTTTCTACCAACATTCCAGACCATGTGCATTCTTCCACTTGAAGTAGGCTATTTCCTTGAGTGTAGCCTAAATAACTTAAATTACACAGTAACTTTGATTTGTATGTGATTGGGATTACATTCGTTTAAAATTATTTTATTGGCCTACCCGCTTAAACTAAACCAAATGAAAACGATATAATGCGGTGGCCTTATTTTATTGTGTAGAAGTAGGCCTACCTCATAGTGATGTAAGAAACAGGATGTTACAACATCTGGTACTTGTAGCATGAATTGCTCGTCTCAGAGTATTATTCACATTCAATCTCTTTGGATTGAATGCATTTTCATGATTAAACATCAGTTGAATAAGTAGGCTATTTTTGTCGGTTTCAGCCATTATCGTGTATAGGTTGCCATGGACCTGGAAGTGCAGCAAGTTAATGATGAAGTTTATTCATGCTGGCTTAAACATGCTGGCCTTCATTTTCGCTGCCATATCTCTGGTAGCAGTATTTGATTTCCACAACTCACAAAACATCCCCAACATGTACAGCCTGCACAGCTGGGTGGGGCTAGCAGCTGTGATACTATATTCACTACAGGTAAGTACACCAAAATATCTTGTGTAGCCTATTATGATGCTGTAGAAGTGTCCTTAATGAATGCTTCATAATGTATTATATTGTTATAAAGCTTTGTCATAAAGCATCATTTTAATAGATTTTTTTCTTACTATTTAACTACAGCTCTATGCATGGACGCTTGGGTAGGCTGTTTATGAAGTACATTTTATGGCACAGTAAGACCGGTATATTCCATTCTTCATTACAATGCTTGACAGAGTTTCCTGATGTTTCCTTCTTTTACTGAGCAGCTTGTCCTGGGAGTGTGTATATACCTGGTACCCATCACCCCGACATACCTGAGAGCAGCGTTTATGCCCCTGCACATCTACAGTGGCCTGTTCATCTTTACCAGTGTCATAGCCACTGCACTTATGGGCATCACAGAGAAGCTCATTTTTGGCCTGTAAGTTTTATAATATGGGAAATATGGGACATACACTAAACTTTGGTACTTAGAGACCCCATTTTATAAACATATTACAGCTATAGCTAACTCTCTTCTTTGTCTCTCAGGAAAAATCCCAGTTACAAAGACTCTCCCCCAGAGGCCACCTTTGTGAATGTGCTGGGAGTACTTATAGTTATTTTTGGAGGAATCATCCTCTGGATCGCTACTCGCCCCTCTTGGAAACGCCCCAGTGAGCAGGTCCTGCGCTCCCCGCCTACTAACGGGGGTGGGTCAGTTGGCATCAAAGTGTCTCAACAAACTGACCCGATTGACCCCAAAGGCAATGGAGATGCCAGGAGAAGGAGTGGTAAATTGGAGGACTCCGGACAGGTCAACTGAGTAACATGAAATCCAACTGctgattctgtctgtctgttgatgcTTTAAAAAGTTGCATTTATCTACTGGCATTCCCTCAGCAAATGTAAACCTTTGTTCCAAATAGCACCTTGAGGAATTGTTTCCAACAGTTCCAGAATGTTGATCTTTAAACagtgtttttttatttgatataATTGAATGTAATGGACAATGATTTGATAAAAGGATTGAACTAGCCTATTGAAGATTAGACAGATTatcaaatatactgaacaaaaatataaatgcaacaatgtcaaagattttactgagttacagtaagtaagtcaatttaaataaattaggccctaatctatggatttcacatgactggaaatacagatatgcatctgttggtcacagatacctttttagtaggggcgtggatcagaaaaacagtatctggtgtgaccaccatttgtctcatgcagtaTGAAATCTCCTTCACATataattgatcaggctgttggttgtggcctgtagaatgttgtcccactcctcttcaatggctgtgcgaagttgttggaactggaacacactgtcgtacacgtcgatccagagcatccccaaacatgctcaatgcgtgacatgtctggtgagtatgcaggctatggaagaactgggacattttcaggttCCAGGAATGtagtacagatccttgcgacatggggccgtgcattatcatgaagtgatggcggcggatgaatggcatgacaatgggcctcaagatcttGTCACgtaatctctgtgcattcaaattgccatcgataaaatgaaagtgtgtttgttgtccgtagcttatacctgcccataaaCCCACCGCCTCCATGTGGCACTttgttcacaactttgacatcagtAAACCACTTTCCCACATGATGCCATGAATGTGGTCggcggttgtgaagccggttggacgtactgccaatttctctaaaacaacattggagaacgcttatggtagagaaattaacatgcaaTTATCTGGCAacggctctggtggacattcctgcagtcagcatgccaattgcacgctccctcaaatctgtggcgttgtgtgacaaaactgcacattttagagtggccttttattgtccccatcacaaggtGACCTGTGTAATTAGCTTTTTGTGTTCATGGAACATTTCAAggaccttttatttcagctcatgaaatgttgcgtatatatttttgttcagtgtacatattcCTTACATTTGTGTAACTTTTATAATGATTACATACTGTATTCTTCagtgtttttattttcatttaagGCAAGATTTACAGAACAAACACATCTTTAGGTGTGAGGGTTGAATCCATTATAATCcaaatatatatgtattattacaTACAGGTCTACTTAAAGGCAATATAGACAAACACAAATTTAATCATTACTCTGTTCAATATACTATTGATTTAAATCAGTGAGGAATTCATGATTGCTGCTTAATAGTATTAAAGCATATTTTACAAATGATTTAGTACATTATAACATTACCATGTTTGTAGACATGACGTCTATATACATTTTTGTTGCATTTTGATCACAGGCAGCTTCATTAACCGCAAAAcaacagtctcaatgtcaacagcgaagaggcgactctgggatgttggccttctaggcagagttcctctgtccagtgtctgtgttcttttgctcatcttaaacttttctttttattggccagtatgagatatgtctttttctttgcaactctgcctagaaggacagcatcccagagtcgcctcttcgctgttgacgttgagactggtgttttgcgggtactatttaatgaagctgccagttgaggacttgtgaggtgtctgtttctcagacTAGACacgctaatgtacttgtcctcttgctcagttgtgcatcagGGCCTCCaattctttctattctggttagggccagtttgctctgttctgtgaagggagtagtacacagcgttgtaccagatcttcagtttcttggcaatttctcacatggaatagccatttctcagaacaagaatagactgacgagtttcagaagacagttagttctttgtttctggccattttgagcctgtaatcgaacccacaaatgttgatgctccagatagtcaactagtctaaagaaggccagttttattgcttctttaaatcagaacaacagttctcagctgtgctaacataactgcaaatgggttttctaatgatcaattagcctttaaaatgataaacttggattagctaacacaacgtgccattgaaacacaggagtgatggttgctgataatgagcctacctatgtagattttccataattgtttttttaattcagccgtttccagctacaatagtcatttacaacattaacaaagtctacactgtatttctgatgaatttggtgttattttaatggtttaaaaaaaaaaagattttctttcaaaaacaaggactaagtgaccccaaacttttgaacggtatgtatgtatatattatcTGTAGGGTCAATGGAATTTCACACCTTGGATCCAAATCATAGTATTAAATGCAGAAAAATTGTCAGGACAAGGACATGTATTTCTCCAGTAACACTTATCTTCATTAGCCGCAACTGCGATCTTAGTACTTTGAGTAGACAGTGCTCCCTACTGGCGTAGTAAGATGATTTCTAGCAAATCTCTGCTGCGGATATTCATTTGACTATCGCTCTTCTGCACACGTAATTCCGCAATACACATCCGTTATGTTGGGTCATGGATACAAAAAATATCcagtttttgtcaaattaacgttGTATTGACTTCTCTTAGCAGGTTAGTTGAATTAACGTAGCATGAATTAAACATGCAACAAAAAAATACGTTAATTTGATAAAAGCTGGATCCTTTCTAGCCATTGTGTTGGGGGTCggcactagttacc
This portion of the Oncorhynchus tshawytscha isolate Ot180627B linkage group LG26, Otsh_v2.0, whole genome shotgun sequence genome encodes:
- the LOC112225232 gene encoding plasma membrane ascorbate-dependent reductase CYBRD1, whose protein sequence is MNPVLAFALLEMAMENFKQFLFALTAAVTVGFVSIIFVLRWVFYFKEGLAWDGGLAEFNWHPVLIVTGFIFMQGIAIIVYRLPWTWKCSKLMMKFIHAGLNMLAFIFAAISLVAVFDFHNSQNIPNMYSLHSWVGLAAVILYSLQLVLGVCIYLVPITPTYLRAAFMPLHIYSGLFIFTSVIATALMGITEKLIFGLKNPSYKDSPPEATFVNVLGVLIVIFGGIILWIATRPSWKRPSEQVLRSPPTNGGGSVGIKVSQQTDPIDPKGNGDARRRSGKLEDSGQVN